The following coding sequences lie in one Pseudomonas svalbardensis genomic window:
- a CDS encoding class I SAM-dependent methyltransferase, with amino-acid sequence MEMPTKEKAITSNRDAWNDSARHHKDTPEWQARLTAVGDRDFCCMDDTLRGLLEQVGVDGKDVVQLGCNNGRESLSLFALGARSVVGVDQSEAFLDQARELASRSPHAPEFIEADIHHLPTELHGRFDVALITIGVLNWMPDIAEFFRHVAKTLKPGGSLVVYETHPYLEMFDPESADPYRPDSSYFRSEPFVQDQPIVYEGKVDQQAALSYWFVHTLGAIFTGAIDAGLQISHFKEYPHSNREELYDRYEQQTAQLPLCFTWVAVKRAV; translated from the coding sequence ATGGAAATGCCGACAAAAGAAAAAGCCATCACCAGCAACCGCGATGCCTGGAATGACTCCGCCCGACACCACAAAGACACCCCCGAATGGCAGGCCCGTTTGACGGCTGTTGGTGATAGGGATTTTTGCTGCATGGACGACACCCTCCGAGGTTTGCTGGAACAAGTGGGTGTTGACGGCAAAGACGTGGTGCAACTGGGCTGCAACAACGGCCGCGAAAGCCTTTCGTTGTTTGCGCTGGGTGCCCGCAGCGTCGTAGGCGTCGACCAGTCCGAGGCTTTCCTCGATCAGGCGCGGGAACTGGCGTCACGCTCGCCCCATGCGCCTGAGTTCATCGAGGCAGACATCCATCACTTGCCGACTGAACTTCATGGCCGCTTCGACGTGGCCCTGATCACCATCGGCGTATTGAACTGGATGCCGGACATCGCCGAATTCTTCCGCCACGTCGCGAAAACCCTCAAGCCCGGTGGCAGCCTGGTGGTGTACGAAACCCATCCCTACCTGGAAATGTTCGACCCCGAGTCCGCCGATCCGTATCGGCCGGACAGCTCGTACTTTCGCAGCGAACCTTTCGTGCAGGACCAACCGATCGTCTACGAAGGCAAAGTCGACCAGCAGGCGGCTCTGTCCTACTGGTTCGTCCACACCCTGGGCGCCATCTTCACCGGCGCCATCGACGCCGGATTGCAGATCAGCCACTTCAAGGAGTACCCGCATTCCAACCGCGAGGAACTCTATGATCGGTATGAGCAGCAAACGGCGCAGCTGCCGTTGTGTTTTACGTGGGTGGCGGTGAAGCGAGCAGTCTAG
- a CDS encoding addiction module antidote protein, which produces MSQTLTTFDMAALLDSDEAISEYLSQVLADGDNEEFLRAIGYVVKARGMTQIAKDSGMGRESLYKAFAPGAKPRFDTVLKVIHALGIDLCAQPGHSVNHSTL; this is translated from the coding sequence ATGAGCCAGACTTTGACTACTTTCGATATGGCGGCTCTGCTGGACAGTGACGAAGCCATCAGCGAGTATCTTTCGCAAGTGCTCGCAGACGGCGACAACGAAGAATTTCTTCGCGCTATCGGCTATGTGGTGAAAGCGCGTGGAATGACACAGATAGCCAAGGATTCGGGTATGGGCCGCGAAAGCCTGTACAAGGCCTTCGCACCAGGTGCAAAACCACGTTTCGATACGGTTTTAAAGGTCATTCACGCCCTTGGCATTGATCTCTGCGCGCAGCCGGGTCATTCGGTCAATCACTCGACTCTCTGA
- a CDS encoding type II toxin-antitoxin system RelE/ParE family toxin, which produces MNYLIQQTMIFATWHASVRDLRAKLAIARRIDRASAGNLGDIKPVGDGVSEMRVDVGAGYRVYFTMRNCVVIVLLAGGDKSSQTADIRRAKKLAKEV; this is translated from the coding sequence ATGAATTATCTTATTCAACAAACTATGATCTTCGCGACATGGCATGCCTCAGTTCGTGACTTGCGGGCGAAGTTAGCCATCGCTCGTCGCATTGATCGTGCCTCTGCGGGTAATCTGGGCGATATCAAACCGGTGGGTGATGGTGTTTCCGAAATGCGCGTGGACGTCGGTGCAGGCTATCGGGTCTACTTCACTATGCGAAATTGCGTCGTCATTGTGCTGTTGGCAGGTGGTGACAAATCTTCGCAAACCGCCGACATCAGGCGGGCGAAAAAATTGGCGAAGGAGGTTTAA
- a CDS encoding ABC transporter ATP-binding protein, translating into MLSVQGVFKSYATPQGPLPVLQGVDLTLKPGSSLALMGESGSGKSTLLHLIAGLDKVDRGSIRSGEHRLEQMSEGQLANWRRTEIGLVFQQFNLIGSLRVEDNLAFQARLAGRHDPRWQAHLVQRLGLGDLLRRYPEQLSGGQQQRVALGRALASQPKLLLADEPTGSLDEAASDEVLKLLLELLDDSPTTLLMVTHSPRVAARLAEKVVLHGGRLAGADER; encoded by the coding sequence ATGCTTTCGGTCCAAGGCGTCTTCAAAAGCTACGCCACTCCCCAGGGCCCACTGCCGGTTCTGCAAGGTGTCGACCTCACCTTGAAACCCGGCAGCAGCCTGGCGTTGATGGGGGAGTCGGGCAGTGGCAAAAGCACCTTGCTGCACCTGATTGCCGGGCTGGACAAGGTCGATCGCGGCAGCATCCGCAGCGGCGAACATCGGCTGGAGCAGATGAGCGAAGGGCAACTGGCAAACTGGCGGCGGACCGAAATCGGCCTGGTGTTTCAGCAGTTCAACCTGATCGGCAGTTTGCGCGTGGAGGACAATCTGGCATTCCAGGCGCGATTGGCGGGGCGCCACGATCCGCGCTGGCAGGCGCATCTGGTGCAACGTTTGGGCTTGGGTGATTTGCTGCGGCGTTATCCGGAACAGCTGTCCGGTGGCCAACAGCAACGGGTCGCGCTGGGCCGTGCCCTGGCGTCGCAGCCGAAACTGCTGCTGGCCGACGAGCCCACCGGCAGCCTCGATGAAGCCGCCAGCGATGAGGTCTTGAAGTTGTTGCTGGAGTTGCTCGACGACAGTCCCACCACCTTGTTGATGGTCACCCACAGCCCGCGGGTTGCCGCGCGGTTGGCAGAGAAAGTGGTGCTCCACGGTGGTCGTCTGGCTGGCGCGGACGAGCGCTGA
- a CDS encoding FtsX-like permease family protein yields the protein MRVFCETLRALLSHWRQHPVQFFSVLTGLWLATSLLTGVQALNSQARESYARASQLIGGEPQASLRSPSGATFSQHVFVDLRRLGWPVSPVLQGRVTLKGHEDQRLQLMGIEPVSLPAGSSVAGQALAIEQVVEFFSPPGSTWISPQTLQALGLNEGERPVTLSGQALPPLHAQPDMAPGMLLVDIGFAQQILGLPDQLSRLLLPKDFTATLPDQFKGQLQLKTSGEENNLSRLTESFHLNLDALGFLSFVVGLFIVHAAIGLALEQRRGLLRTLRACGVSARMLIACLAVELGGLALIGGLVGVASGYLLASVLLADVAASLRGLYGAEVAGQLSLSPWWWLSGVGLSLLGALLAGANSLLRAARLPLLALAHPQAWHQAHARWLRRQGWVAVIAAVIALLALIFGDSLSSGFVLMAALLIGAALALPVVLNWVLNRVLHRSRSVLGQWFLADCRQQLPALSLALMALLLALAANIGAGSMTAGFRQTFSDWLEQRLTAELYVNPRNPAQARELKTWLNQQPELTAVLPNWQVSIQLQGWPAEVFGVIDHPTYRQHWPLLESLGDNPWDRLAKDDALMLSEQLARRLKVRLGDHLTIPTPNGAWSPRIVGIYADYGNPKGHILVNVNHLLRGWPQLTPSRFNLRIDPTLIPAFQTALQTRFTLEDSRIVDQARLKGWSTQVFERTFAATAALNSLTLCVAGVALFISLLTQSQSRLGQLAPLWALGVTRRQLMLLNLGQTWLLAVLTLVLALPLGIALAWCLDTVINVQAFGWRLPLRVFPMQLLQLMGLALLATLLASAWPLYSLYRTQPADLLRTFAHED from the coding sequence GTGCGGGTCTTTTGCGAGACGCTGCGGGCGCTGCTCAGTCATTGGCGGCAACATCCGGTGCAGTTTTTCAGTGTACTGACCGGGCTCTGGCTCGCCACCAGCCTGCTGACCGGCGTGCAGGCGCTGAATAGCCAGGCGCGTGAAAGCTATGCCCGGGCCAGTCAGTTGATTGGCGGCGAACCCCAGGCCAGCCTCCGTTCACCCAGTGGTGCAACCTTCTCCCAACACGTGTTTGTCGACCTGCGCCGTTTGGGTTGGCCGGTGTCGCCGGTCCTGCAAGGCCGGGTGACGCTCAAGGGCCATGAAGACCAGCGCTTGCAACTGATGGGGATCGAGCCGGTGTCGCTGCCCGCCGGTTCCTCAGTGGCCGGGCAGGCGTTGGCGATTGAACAGGTTGTCGAGTTTTTCAGCCCTCCAGGCAGTACCTGGATTTCGCCGCAGACGTTGCAGGCACTGGGTCTGAACGAGGGCGAGCGCCCGGTGACTTTGAGTGGTCAGGCCTTGCCGCCGTTGCATGCCCAGCCCGATATGGCCCCGGGAATGTTGCTGGTAGACATCGGCTTCGCCCAGCAGATTCTCGGCCTGCCGGATCAGCTGTCACGCCTGTTGCTGCCGAAGGATTTCACCGCGACCCTGCCTGATCAATTCAAGGGTCAACTGCAGCTCAAGACCAGTGGCGAAGAGAACAATTTGTCGCGCCTGACCGAAAGCTTTCACCTGAACCTCGATGCGCTGGGTTTTCTTTCATTCGTGGTAGGCCTGTTCATCGTCCACGCCGCGATCGGTCTGGCGCTGGAACAACGCCGTGGCTTGCTCAGAACCCTGCGCGCCTGCGGTGTCAGTGCCCGGATGTTGATTGCCTGTCTGGCGGTTGAACTGGGCGGTCTGGCGTTGATCGGCGGACTGGTCGGCGTCGCCAGCGGCTACCTGCTGGCCAGCGTGCTGTTGGCGGATGTCGCCGCGAGTCTGCGCGGGTTGTACGGCGCCGAAGTGGCGGGGCAGTTGAGTCTCAGTCCGTGGTGGTGGCTCAGTGGCGTCGGCCTGAGCCTGCTCGGTGCGTTACTGGCCGGGGCCAACAGTTTGTTGCGGGCCGCGCGCCTGCCTTTGCTGGCCCTGGCCCACCCGCAAGCCTGGCATCAGGCTCACGCCCGCTGGTTGCGGCGCCAGGGTTGGGTTGCCGTGATTGCCGCGGTGATCGCATTGCTGGCGTTGATCTTTGGCGACAGCCTGAGCAGTGGCTTCGTGCTGATGGCGGCACTGTTGATCGGCGCTGCGCTGGCGTTGCCGGTGGTGCTCAACTGGGTGTTGAACCGGGTGCTGCATCGCAGTCGCTCGGTGCTCGGCCAATGGTTTCTCGCCGACTGTCGTCAGCAACTGCCAGCCCTGAGCCTGGCGCTGATGGCGCTGTTGTTGGCACTGGCGGCGAACATTGGAGCGGGCAGCATGACAGCCGGTTTTCGTCAGACCTTCAGCGATTGGCTCGAACAACGCCTGACCGCCGAACTGTACGTTAATCCGCGAAATCCGGCCCAGGCCAGAGAGCTGAAAACCTGGCTCAATCAGCAACCCGAACTCACAGCAGTGCTGCCCAACTGGCAAGTGTCGATCCAGTTGCAAGGCTGGCCTGCGGAAGTCTTCGGCGTGATCGATCACCCGACGTATCGCCAGCATTGGCCACTGTTGGAAAGCTTGGGCGACAACCCTTGGGACCGACTGGCCAAGGACGATGCACTGATGCTCAGCGAACAACTGGCCCGTCGGCTGAAGGTGCGTCTTGGCGATCACTTGACGATTCCCACACCGAACGGCGCCTGGTCACCACGGATCGTCGGCATCTACGCCGATTACGGCAACCCCAAGGGCCACATTCTGGTCAACGTCAACCATCTTCTGCGCGGCTGGCCGCAGCTGACACCAAGCCGTTTCAACCTGCGCATCGACCCGACGTTGATCCCTGCCTTCCAGACCGCGCTGCAAACCCGCTTCACGCTGGAGGACAGCCGCATCGTCGACCAGGCCCGGCTCAAGGGTTGGTCCACGCAAGTGTTCGAACGCACCTTTGCCGCGACGGCCGCGCTCAACAGCCTGACCCTCTGTGTGGCGGGCGTGGCGCTGTTCATCAGCCTGTTGACCCAAAGCCAGAGCCGCCTCGGGCAACTCGCCCCTCTGTGGGCGCTCGGCGTGACTCGCCGGCAACTGATGCTGCTCAATCTCGGGCAGACCTGGTTGCTGGCGGTGCTGACCCTGGTGCTGGCGTTGCCGTTGGGGATCGCGTTGGCGTGGTGCCTGGACACGGTGATCAACGTCCAGGCCTTCGGCTGGCGCTTGCCGCTGCGGGTGTTTCCGATGCAGCTGTTGCAGTTGATGGGGCTGGCGCTGCTGGCGACGTTACTGGCGTCGGCGTGGCCGCTGTATTCGCTGTATCGCACGCAACCGGCGGATCTGCTGAGGACGTTTGCTCATGAAGATTAA
- a CDS encoding lipocalin-like domain-containing protein gives MKIKVGVLLLALLSGCDKSAPVEKGFAGLGHQASAFTPVVPGRVFSFPADHGPHDGFRIEWWYVTANLKDDQGREFGAQWTLFRSALKATPEITGWGNQLIWLGHAAVTSATVHHAAERYARGGVGQAGVSHTPFNAWIDDWRFSSQGSDPMADLQLSARDKDFGYQLRLTSTRPLVLQGDKGFSQKSEQGQASYYYSQPFFQARGTLEIDGKTYQVRGPAWLDREWSSQPLTANQTGWDWFSLHLDSGEQVMLYRMRQKDGAPYLTGTWVDAQGQTQLLHAANISLTPQDTAEVAGRSMPVRWSIKIPDKHLDITISALNPNAWMALRIPYWEGPVQLSGSHGGQGYLEMTGY, from the coding sequence ATGAAGATTAAGGTCGGCGTGTTGCTATTGGCGTTATTGAGCGGGTGCGATAAGTCGGCGCCTGTTGAGAAAGGCTTCGCGGGGCTGGGTCATCAGGCCTCCGCGTTCACCCCGGTGGTGCCCGGTCGGGTGTTCAGCTTTCCGGCGGATCACGGTCCGCATGACGGTTTTCGCATTGAGTGGTGGTATGTCACCGCCAACCTCAAGGACGATCAGGGGCGCGAGTTTGGTGCGCAATGGACGTTGTTTCGCAGCGCCTTGAAAGCGACGCCCGAGATCACGGGCTGGGGTAATCAACTTATCTGGCTTGGCCACGCGGCGGTGACATCGGCGACAGTGCATCACGCCGCCGAGCGTTACGCCCGTGGTGGCGTTGGCCAGGCAGGTGTGAGCCACACGCCGTTCAACGCGTGGATCGATGATTGGCGTTTCAGCAGTCAGGGTTCCGACCCTATGGCGGATCTTCAACTCAGCGCCCGGGACAAGGATTTTGGCTATCAACTGCGGCTGACCTCCACACGTCCTTTGGTGCTTCAGGGAGACAAAGGCTTCAGTCAGAAATCCGAACAAGGACAGGCGTCGTACTACTACAGCCAGCCGTTTTTTCAGGCCAGAGGCACGCTGGAAATCGACGGAAAGACGTATCAAGTCAGGGGCCCGGCCTGGCTCGACCGCGAATGGAGCAGCCAACCCCTGACCGCCAACCAGACGGGCTGGGATTGGTTTTCTCTGCACCTGGACAGCGGCGAACAGGTGATGCTCTACCGCATGCGGCAGAAGGACGGCGCGCCTTATCTCACCGGCACCTGGGTCGACGCTCAGGGCCAGACGCAGCTATTGCATGCCGCCAACATCAGCCTCACACCGCAAGACACCGCTGAAGTCGCCGGACGTTCGATGCCGGTGCGCTGGTCGATCAAAATCCCCGACAAACACCTCGACATCACGATCAGCGCGCTCAATCCCAATGCGTGGATGGCTTTGCGCATTCCCTATTGGGAAGGGCCGGTGCAATTGAGCGGCAGCCATGGTGGGCAGGGTTATCTGGAAATGACCGGGTATTGA
- a CDS encoding VanW family protein — translation MKLLSLYHPVLYWLRVWQKRLFRQMAWRFSRKQYAVSVDVVSRLPFRYLKHTSKLIRKLGNSDLALQHNKVINLKLAVASMDGVVIGPGEYFSFCRLVGRPTRKRGYVEGMELSIGEARSGIGGGICQLSNLIHWMAIHSPLVVVERSNHSFDPFPDEGRVLPFGSGAAIFYNYIDLVLHNPTDRYFQLKLNVVEQQLEGELLCDQARGFRYHVYQLGYRFVRDGGRVFRENEIWREVRSKGQESQVLKSERLYKNQVVVKYEVEESVLT, via the coding sequence ATGAAACTACTCTCCCTCTACCACCCGGTGCTCTACTGGCTGCGAGTGTGGCAAAAAAGACTGTTCCGGCAAATGGCCTGGCGCTTCTCCCGCAAGCAATATGCTGTTTCGGTGGACGTCGTATCCCGACTGCCATTCCGCTACCTCAAGCACACCTCCAAACTGATCCGCAAACTCGGCAACTCCGATCTTGCCCTGCAACACAACAAAGTCATCAACCTGAAACTGGCCGTCGCTTCGATGGACGGCGTCGTCATCGGCCCTGGCGAGTATTTTTCATTCTGCCGCCTCGTGGGTCGACCCACCCGCAAACGCGGTTATGTCGAAGGCATGGAGCTGTCAATTGGTGAAGCCCGCAGCGGCATTGGTGGCGGGATCTGCCAACTGAGCAACCTGATTCACTGGATGGCGATTCACTCGCCATTGGTCGTGGTTGAGCGGTCGAACCACAGCTTCGATCCCTTTCCTGACGAGGGGCGGGTACTGCCATTCGGCTCGGGTGCAGCGATCTTTTACAACTACATTGACCTGGTGCTGCATAACCCTACCGATCGTTATTTTCAGTTGAAGCTCAATGTCGTCGAGCAACAGTTGGAAGGGGAGTTGTTATGCGATCAGGCGAGAGGGTTTCGGTATCACGTTTATCAACTTGGGTATCGGTTTGTGCGAGACGGTGGACGGGTTTTTCGGGAGAACGAGATATGGCGGGAGGTCAGGAGCAAGGGGCAGGAGAGTCAGGTGCTGAAGAGTGAGCGGCTTTATAAGAATCAGGTGGTGGTTAAGTATGAGGTTGAGGAAAGTGTGCTGACTTGA
- a CDS encoding IS4 family transposase yields the protein MNRRREILQHQQQRFHRHASDCDAYAFFNLLTSPELLQRVESALPEYRERLFPPTETLSMFLAQAMSADRSCQNAVNDLSIKRSCGGMKPSSTRTGAYCKARKRLPVEMVSTLVRHTGASISDNAPSSWRWMGRPVRLVDGTTVSMPDTAANQGAYPQSRGQKVGLGFPLCRVVGIVCLSSGAVLDAALGRFRGKGGDEQTLLRSMLDTLKTGDILLGDAYYATYFLLCELQRRGVDGVFEQYGARRRSTDFRLGQSLGSEDHLIELKKPARRPPWMSQTHYEQAPERLTVRELKAGGKTLVTTLHCPKQTPKTALKSLYKGRWHVELDLRNLKATLGLGKLSCKTPGMAVKELWVYLLAHNLIRMLMAQSALLADCLPRELSFKHSLQLWLALRQYGSPEDEDGLSNLLMLIAQRRVGNRPGRIEPRAIKRRPQAYPLLTKPRRSARADVRKNGHAKHVK from the coding sequence ATGAATCGTAGACGTGAAATTCTCCAGCATCAACAGCAACGTTTTCATCGACACGCTTCGGACTGTGATGCCTATGCGTTTTTCAATCTCCTCACGTCTCCCGAGCTCTTACAGCGCGTCGAGTCTGCACTGCCGGAATATCGGGAGCGTCTGTTTCCGCCGACTGAAACGCTGTCCATGTTTCTGGCTCAAGCAATGAGTGCCGACCGTTCCTGCCAGAACGCCGTCAACGACTTGTCGATTAAACGGTCATGTGGCGGCATGAAGCCCAGTAGCACTCGCACGGGCGCCTACTGCAAAGCCAGAAAACGCCTACCTGTGGAAATGGTTTCTACGCTGGTCAGGCACACCGGTGCTTCGATAAGTGATAACGCACCCTCGTCGTGGCGCTGGATGGGACGGCCTGTACGGTTGGTGGACGGCACGACGGTCAGCATGCCCGACACTGCGGCCAATCAGGGTGCCTATCCGCAGTCACGCGGCCAGAAAGTCGGTCTTGGTTTTCCCCTGTGTCGCGTGGTTGGCATCGTTTGCCTTTCCAGCGGCGCCGTCTTGGATGCCGCCCTTGGGCGCTTCCGAGGCAAAGGCGGCGATGAGCAAACGCTGCTCAGATCAATGCTCGACACGCTGAAAACAGGCGACATTTTATTGGGCGACGCTTACTACGCTACCTACTTCTTGCTGTGTGAGTTGCAACGAAGAGGTGTCGATGGCGTGTTCGAACAATACGGTGCTCGACGGCGCAGCACGGACTTTCGCCTAGGGCAAAGTCTGGGTTCGGAAGATCACCTGATCGAATTGAAAAAGCCTGCAAGAAGACCGCCGTGGATGAGTCAAACGCATTACGAACAGGCGCCTGAAAGACTGACAGTGCGAGAGCTGAAGGCGGGTGGAAAGACTTTGGTCACCACGTTGCATTGCCCGAAGCAGACACCCAAAACAGCTCTCAAATCGCTGTACAAGGGTCGATGGCATGTCGAGTTGGATCTGCGCAATCTCAAAGCTACGCTAGGACTTGGAAAGTTAAGCTGCAAAACCCCAGGCATGGCAGTCAAGGAGTTATGGGTCTATCTGTTGGCACACAATCTGATCCGAATGCTCATGGCGCAATCGGCTCTGTTAGCGGATTGCTTGCCTCGCGAACTGAGCTTCAAACACAGCCTTCAGCTATGGCTGGCTTTGCGACAATATGGCAGCCCCGAAGACGAGGATGGCCTGTCGAATTTATTGATGTTGATTGCTCAGAGGCGCGTCGGGAATCGGCCTGGTCGTATCGAGCCGCGAGCCATAAAACGAAGACCTCAAGCCTACCCCTTACTGACCAAACCGCGTCGGTCAGCAAGGGCAGATGTCAGGAAAAATGGGCACGCAAAACATGTTAAGTAA
- a CDS encoding DUF6708 domain-containing protein: MIMFFYLALGLTGATALIAIYVVAGTTLKKSKTRPVRFNRQRREVCYFLEKSDTPITRPWEETIAWLSAGTGTTGVGVLKTFTLGIAIEDKANGIAYYLNDTVPSPFHGLGQWEAIRSYMENGVEHCPAKAVHEGRHTFEKERAGMQEEVDAGERSLIGKYWWVLTHIVSWWKIPYWIAEWDHKYSMKAMPESITEWSTPLPAEHWSKPSLELKEQSLKIQKAFSNGQDFMSYFKANVSM, from the coding sequence TTGATTATGTTTTTTTATCTAGCACTTGGATTAACAGGAGCCACCGCTTTAATTGCGATTTACGTAGTAGCGGGCACAACCCTTAAAAAATCCAAAACAAGGCCAGTTCGATTTAATCGTCAACGACGTGAAGTTTGCTACTTTCTTGAAAAATCAGACACACCGATAACTCGTCCTTGGGAAGAAACAATAGCCTGGCTATCAGCAGGAACAGGCACAACCGGGGTTGGAGTCCTTAAAACCTTTACCCTTGGAATCGCCATAGAAGATAAAGCCAATGGAATAGCCTACTACCTTAACGATACTGTTCCGTCTCCGTTTCATGGGCTAGGACAGTGGGAGGCCATACGAAGCTACATGGAAAATGGCGTTGAGCATTGCCCGGCAAAAGCAGTCCATGAAGGCCGACATACTTTCGAAAAAGAACGCGCCGGCATGCAAGAAGAAGTCGATGCAGGGGAAAGAAGTTTAATTGGAAAATATTGGTGGGTGCTCACACACATTGTTTCTTGGTGGAAGATCCCGTACTGGATAGCAGAGTGGGATCATAAATACAGTATGAAGGCTATGCCGGAAAGTATTACTGAATGGTCTACGCCGCTGCCAGCCGAACATTGGTCGAAACCTAGTTTAGAACTAAAAGAACAAAGTTTGAAAATTCAAAAAGCTTTCTCCAACGGGCAAGACTTCATGTCGTACTTCAAAGCAAACGTTTCAATGTGA
- a CDS encoding DUF6708 domain-containing protein — MPSKPEQQVELDLKNHRPTAGETRRFATGEALFLSPLPVPTGQIPMDLGGSFVEVNDTYLDLGSSNLTKSFQARLAVSLPTVVVIVCLFVLPTLMGFAAFINPFGRSFWFYFNDFFEFGISLALWCGGGAALIGLYAIISTTRSKARARPIRFNRQRREVCYFPNGSDEPVIQPWEDTVAWISVSTGFTGVGVISSYTFGMAIDNPEADTVHFLTQEVMTPFHGLGKWEAIRVYMEKGPEFCPGKAPYEGRHTFDQERQDMHEEYQHNERSALGVGWWYLTHLITWWRFPYWVAEWDHRFSMKSLPESIAEWSKPLPSEQWAKPSAALKEQSMKIEKAFTQGQDFMTYFKANLNETKAEESTND; from the coding sequence ATGCCATCCAAACCTGAACAGCAAGTCGAACTTGACCTCAAAAATCACCGCCCCACGGCGGGTGAAACACGTCGTTTTGCCACAGGTGAAGCATTATTCTTGTCACCGTTGCCAGTTCCTACCGGGCAAATCCCAATGGATCTCGGCGGAAGTTTTGTTGAAGTCAACGACACCTACCTGGACCTGGGTAGCAGCAATCTCACCAAGTCTTTCCAAGCACGATTAGCTGTGTCACTCCCTACAGTCGTAGTTATCGTTTGTCTATTTGTTCTCCCAACCTTGATGGGCTTCGCAGCATTCATAAATCCATTCGGCAGAAGCTTTTGGTTTTACTTCAACGATTTTTTTGAGTTCGGAATATCACTAGCGCTCTGGTGTGGAGGGGGAGCAGCGCTGATCGGCCTGTACGCGATTATCAGCACCACAAGAAGCAAAGCCCGCGCCCGCCCCATCCGATTTAACCGTCAACGCCGTGAGGTCTGTTACTTCCCGAATGGCTCCGACGAACCCGTGATCCAGCCTTGGGAAGACACGGTTGCGTGGATCTCAGTCAGCACCGGATTCACCGGAGTAGGCGTAATCAGTAGCTACACCTTTGGCATGGCCATAGATAATCCCGAGGCCGATACGGTGCACTTTCTTACACAGGAGGTCATGACTCCTTTTCATGGACTAGGCAAATGGGAAGCCATACGTGTCTACATGGAAAAAGGACCGGAGTTTTGCCCTGGTAAAGCACCCTACGAGGGTCGCCACACTTTCGATCAAGAACGACAGGACATGCACGAGGAATACCAGCACAACGAACGTTCCGCTTTAGGAGTTGGTTGGTGGTACCTGACACACCTGATCACTTGGTGGCGTTTTCCGTACTGGGTAGCGGAATGGGACCACCGTTTCAGCATGAAATCTCTACCTGAATCCATTGCTGAGTGGTCCAAACCTTTACCCTCGGAACAATGGGCCAAACCAAGCGCCGCTCTGAAAGAGCAAAGCATGAAGATCGAAAAAGCCTTTACTCAGGGACAGGATTTCATGACGTACTTTAAGGCCAACCTAAACGAAACCAAGGCAGAAGAATCAACAAATGATTGA